In Pseudobacteriovorax antillogorgiicola, a single window of DNA contains:
- a CDS encoding DUF2309 domain-containing protein: MKIIHGDARPSGRRTHPRLSYKQSHEPVEEDTVKMNPLDESLKLATPVWPLQNSVAVNPFWFKRDKHINDVFYELEAVFHQSLFMPLAYYQQRYRAGDISEKALQSALEQARQQWPEIPEAAGEFHELTQNTQEASRTFLSFAESLKEDQDIHQLVIEDLSKYCAGYFDSHQANVRYPWQSGSFWEGWFEAQRFDKAMIHSGLPSFPKTVQRFLKSGPEDAISNILIALGIESPFGQYAYLQRLLASMIGWSSQFKYLEWQRDLGYEVSFQARLVEFLAVRIIYDYAVFQEFSERYPSQADSWAHSFNEIDQEIQAPQSFHLVPYVWQLALEFSYQRRVSKQIGKQLVASSRAQAPYKIALCIDVRSEMIRRRIEKVSDEFQTMGFAGFFGAPIDFHRSHEACEGHRLPALIAPAYKLVESPKKQSSELSHAKRFELMYIFSYFKNFRKASLASFLYVELFGILAVGNLILRTWKTLAARITGQDTPARFSSNETEPCIKTAQTHDGQALTLTEKVSRCLTVLKSMGLTRDFGRLVILCGHGATTTNNALASALDCGACGGHAGDINARFMTALLNDEQIRGGLREQGIDIPRETRFVPAVHETVTDKVYLLDEEKIPALYHNDLRKVRKTLHKASMQTSKERQTARSDVLDPQTGRRADNWSEIRPEWGLAGNACFIIAPRDRTASINLGSRAFLHDYDWQADDSFKILEGIMTAPMIVTNWINMQYYGSVALPNYYGAGRKTLHNITGESGVVEGNGGDLRIGLAYESISDGESLTHEPLRLSVYIEAPEDAIESIIERHEAVRELVDHEWLHLLRIESSDGSVFRRTRGGMYRKV; this comes from the coding sequence ATGAAAATAATTCACGGAGACGCCCGACCTTCAGGGAGACGAACTCACCCGCGGCTCAGCTACAAACAGAGCCATGAGCCTGTAGAAGAAGATACTGTGAAAATGAACCCATTAGACGAAAGCCTTAAGCTTGCTACACCGGTATGGCCATTACAAAATTCGGTTGCCGTAAACCCCTTCTGGTTTAAACGAGATAAACATATCAATGATGTGTTTTATGAACTGGAGGCTGTTTTTCACCAGTCTCTATTTATGCCTTTAGCCTACTATCAACAGCGGTACAGGGCAGGGGATATTTCCGAGAAGGCGCTTCAATCGGCCCTTGAACAGGCGAGGCAGCAGTGGCCAGAGATCCCCGAAGCTGCAGGTGAGTTTCACGAACTCACGCAAAACACTCAAGAAGCGTCCCGAACATTTCTTAGTTTTGCAGAAAGCCTAAAAGAAGACCAGGATATCCATCAACTTGTCATTGAAGATCTAAGCAAATATTGTGCTGGTTATTTTGATAGCCATCAAGCAAACGTCCGTTACCCATGGCAATCGGGATCATTTTGGGAGGGCTGGTTTGAAGCTCAACGTTTCGACAAAGCAATGATCCACTCTGGCCTTCCGTCATTCCCGAAAACTGTTCAAAGGTTCCTGAAATCAGGACCTGAAGATGCTATCTCCAACATTTTAATAGCTCTAGGAATCGAAAGCCCTTTCGGACAGTATGCCTATCTGCAAAGGCTCCTTGCCAGCATGATTGGGTGGTCGTCTCAGTTCAAGTATCTGGAGTGGCAACGAGATCTAGGATATGAGGTTTCCTTTCAAGCAAGGCTTGTAGAGTTCTTGGCTGTCCGCATCATCTACGACTACGCCGTATTCCAAGAATTTTCGGAGCGATATCCGTCTCAGGCAGATAGTTGGGCTCATAGTTTCAATGAAATAGATCAAGAGATTCAAGCCCCTCAGTCGTTTCACCTTGTGCCCTATGTCTGGCAATTAGCTCTGGAATTCTCCTACCAGAGACGAGTGAGCAAGCAAATAGGTAAGCAACTTGTTGCAAGCTCTCGGGCTCAAGCTCCCTATAAAATCGCACTTTGCATCGACGTTCGATCTGAAATGATTCGCCGTCGCATTGAGAAAGTTTCTGATGAGTTCCAGACCATGGGTTTTGCCGGTTTTTTTGGTGCTCCTATTGACTTCCATCGATCCCATGAGGCTTGCGAAGGTCATCGCTTACCAGCTCTGATCGCTCCTGCCTACAAACTGGTAGAATCCCCAAAAAAGCAAAGTTCTGAGCTAAGTCATGCGAAGCGCTTTGAGCTCATGTACATCTTCAGCTATTTTAAGAACTTCCGCAAAGCATCGTTAGCTTCGTTTTTATACGTTGAGCTATTTGGAATACTAGCCGTTGGTAACTTGATTCTACGAACATGGAAAACTCTTGCAGCAAGGATTACTGGCCAAGACACACCGGCTCGTTTCTCCTCCAATGAAACAGAGCCATGCATCAAAACGGCCCAAACTCACGATGGACAAGCTCTTACCCTGACCGAGAAAGTTAGTCGGTGCTTAACAGTCCTGAAAAGTATGGGGCTAACAAGAGACTTCGGTCGACTGGTGATTCTTTGTGGCCATGGTGCAACGACCACCAACAACGCCCTAGCGTCGGCCCTAGACTGCGGTGCCTGTGGAGGCCATGCGGGGGATATCAATGCCCGATTTATGACTGCTCTGCTTAATGATGAGCAAATTCGCGGGGGCTTGCGTGAACAGGGAATTGACATTCCTCGCGAAACACGCTTTGTTCCCGCTGTGCATGAAACAGTGACAGATAAAGTCTATCTCCTTGACGAAGAGAAGATTCCTGCCCTGTATCACAATGATCTTCGCAAAGTTCGAAAAACTCTTCATAAAGCCTCAATGCAAACTTCAAAGGAGCGGCAAACAGCTCGTTCTGATGTACTAGACCCACAAACCGGGCGACGCGCGGATAATTGGTCTGAGATTCGTCCCGAGTGGGGCCTGGCAGGCAATGCATGTTTTATCATTGCCCCCCGTGATCGAACCGCGAGCATCAACCTAGGAAGCAGGGCTTTCCTCCATGACTATGACTGGCAAGCAGACGATAGTTTCAAGATCCTCGAAGGAATCATGACAGCTCCAATGATTGTAACAAATTGGATAAACATGCAGTACTACGGCTCCGTCGCCCTTCCCAATTACTATGGTGCTGGCCGTAAGACATTGCACAATATCACTGGAGAAAGTGGGGTCGTCGAGGGCAACGGTGGCGACTTAAGAATCGGCTTGGCCTATGAATCTATATCCGATGGGGAGTCATTAACTCACGAACCACTCCGTTTATCGGTTTATATTGAAGCTCCTGAAGATGCTATCGAATCGATTATTGAAAGACATGAGGCGGTTCGAGAGTTAGTTGACCACGAGTGGTTGCATCTCTTGAGAATTGAGTCCAGCGATGGTAGTGTTTTCCGCAGAACCCGAGGAGGCATGTACCGGAAGGTTTAG
- a CDS encoding tetratricopeptide repeat protein: MSTILKSSNFVDPQYLTCLRSYWNGQIETSKKQIVKGISSAKNPGVDLLLYRLWIELAAQERDSTTLNMLKAHLNKLADESEDYKSIYYSLIALVHFELDEIEAAELMINSLDAEKHNLYFCELRFWLTTRDLEQNPDESWLFQFKTIDYVVIEKVARYFATNSAYDRSLGVCHAAEKAYAKSHLDKQIQLQLIMKLGCWKDALEASDFLHKKFPQNPSFLLDAGYASFQLKKYKDAVDYLEMGKGVSYEQDPDILNLLGHSYVELFKQSHKESYFKKASKALETSIDVSREMGLPIEYPSNQKMRLLKMKGHNVEITGRFWLAKLNAQSFAQIRTKGESDVRYLRKPLGGQAQPGDLCFFVYEDKVDRDGRKVWRLGALYKVIEKPEWDPIHRYQNLLSLQFLPEIAVSLDIHEEGRKAGAVHNPEDPRRFDVFEIDQSGFDVIIDNVCEALGEDDQLSRTLTQLRSA, translated from the coding sequence ATGTCCACTATCCTCAAGTCATCTAACTTTGTTGATCCTCAGTACCTCACGTGTTTGCGTTCCTATTGGAATGGCCAAATCGAAACTAGCAAAAAGCAAATCGTTAAAGGAATTTCGTCTGCAAAGAACCCAGGCGTGGACTTACTTCTGTACCGACTTTGGATTGAGCTAGCTGCGCAGGAGCGTGACTCTACCACTCTGAATATGCTTAAGGCTCACTTGAATAAATTAGCGGATGAGTCAGAAGACTATAAATCAATCTACTACTCATTGATTGCCCTTGTTCATTTTGAGCTGGATGAAATTGAAGCAGCCGAGCTCATGATTAATAGCCTTGATGCGGAGAAGCATAATCTATATTTTTGCGAACTCAGGTTTTGGTTAACTACAAGGGATTTGGAGCAAAATCCGGATGAATCTTGGCTATTTCAATTCAAAACAATCGATTATGTGGTGATAGAAAAAGTTGCTCGGTACTTTGCAACAAATAGTGCGTACGATCGGTCGTTGGGGGTTTGTCATGCTGCTGAGAAAGCTTATGCGAAATCACATTTGGATAAGCAAATTCAGTTGCAGCTCATCATGAAGCTGGGTTGTTGGAAGGATGCTTTAGAGGCTTCTGATTTTCTTCATAAAAAATTCCCACAAAATCCAAGCTTTCTTCTTGATGCTGGTTATGCATCATTCCAACTCAAAAAGTATAAAGACGCAGTTGACTACCTTGAAATGGGAAAAGGAGTTTCTTACGAGCAAGATCCAGATATCCTTAACCTACTAGGTCACTCCTATGTTGAGCTTTTTAAGCAAAGTCATAAAGAGAGCTACTTCAAGAAAGCGAGCAAGGCCCTTGAAACAAGTATAGATGTGTCACGAGAAATGGGCTTACCAATTGAATATCCTTCGAACCAGAAAATGAGGCTATTGAAAATGAAAGGACATAATGTGGAAATTACAGGGCGATTCTGGTTGGCAAAGCTCAATGCTCAAAGCTTCGCACAAATTAGAACGAAAGGTGAGTCAGACGTTCGTTATCTTAGAAAGCCTCTCGGAGGGCAAGCGCAGCCAGGTGATTTATGCTTCTTCGTTTATGAGGATAAGGTGGATCGAGATGGGCGCAAAGTTTGGCGACTTGGTGCTCTCTATAAAGTTATTGAAAAACCCGAATGGGATCCTATTCATCGCTATCAGAATCTTCTCTCATTACAGTTTCTACCAGAAATTGCAGTATCATTAGATATACACGAAGAAGGTCGGAAGGCTGGTGCGGTTCACAACCCTGAAGATCCCAGACGATTCGATGTTTTTGAAATTGATCAATCCGGCTTTGATGTGATTATAGATAATGTTTGTGAAGCTTTAGGGGAAGATGATCAATTATCCCGTACTCTGACGCAACTTAGAAGCGCCTAA